A genomic region of Tigriopus californicus strain San Diego chromosome 1, Tcal_SD_v2.1, whole genome shotgun sequence contains the following coding sequences:
- the LOC131889828 gene encoding EF-hand calcium-binding domain-containing protein 4B-like, producing the protein MSSPENLEHVPPEAMAELRELLTQKAADLFSLCDQEDKGFVTKRDMQRMRGELPMEPEQLEAVFDTLDVDKNGYLTLEEFREGFDEFLGLEQHQFVKEEHGCSLGSREHGSPPLFKMERDDEDDENEVDPLPKDDEEEFNDVLSELGLLGLIEDDTSLRSMWLNLKRDNDPVLMTNFEDFLSKLSADLGRKTSDKANLENNLRSRQLLQEEHIQGLYEEMEQQIGKERKKIQEEEERKEQKMREELEATLHMKDQQLMDVMHKMEHYQSQLEQVKKAVPDMKVENVHLSKERDRLQSDLERERILMKDLHDQMEELRSQTQTERKARAKAAFKVSENIAQEREGLVQQLDLMKTLNNKMLDDQDQYVLAERTMNKTQPNDNLKDELDFFPDAKDHYYGYQDNKEAPDFHFPKVLSTSGSVNDIEYDEEYFEKSSGHGTQSDYESPTHKGPIPLRRPRFGRFHSATDAPGDNISLMDELAQITDGNVHQRSPALTTFREHGDHSPPRPCPSQSSLKSAQRSLRTHSVPDCRYKSSLGAFNANHPGEMSSYMESTTSGPGPESYGDSELTSLNTRSSDFVGHHHHHHHHPHPHSDRYRQYVVPLSQMSKLTTSEGYEVMRNPERVYKVIFIGDSSVGKSSLITRFCSGKFQPGLKSTIGVDFHTRSILVEDQSVCLQCWDTAGQERYRAITRQYFRKTDAVIVVYDITSEKSFLNAREWLDSAVEGADEAILLLVGNKLDLAQDDLLRRVRKTQGLKLAEQYASQFGEVSAANGSNVEDTLTDLAKALLQREDQNMQNALNLILHEEPKKKRGCCK; encoded by the exons ATGTCATCACCAGAAAACTTAGAACATGTCCCACCCGAGGCCATGGCTGAGCTGCGTGAGCTTCTCACCCAGAAAGCAGCTGATCTGTTCTCACTTTGCGATCAAGAGGACAAGGGATTCGTGACCAAAAGGGACATGCAACGGATGCGGGGCGAGCTGCCAATGGAACCTGAGCAACTGGAGGCGGTCTTCGATACGCTGGatgtggacaaaaatggataTCTCACTTTGGAGGAGTTTCGAGAAGGTTTTGATGAGTTTTTGGGCTTGGAACAACACCAGTTCGTGAAGGAAGAGCATGGGTGCTCGCTCGGATCGAGAGAACATGGCTCTCCGCCCCTTTTCAAGATGGAGcgagatgatgaggatgatgagaaTGAAGTTGATCCCTTGCCAAAGGATGACGAGGAAGAATTTAACGATGTCTTGAGTGAATTGGGGCTGCTCGGTCTGATTGAGGATGACACGTCTCTTCGCTCCATGTGGCTGAACCTGAAACGGGATAATGATCCGGTCCTAATGACGAACTTTGAAGACTTTCTGTCGAAATTATCCGCGGACTTGGGCCGAAAAACCTCTGACAAAGCAAACTTGGAAAACAATCTGAGATCGAGACAGTTGCTCCAAGAGGAGCACATCCAGGGACTCTATGAAGAGATGGAACAACAGATtggaaaagagaggaaaaagatccaagaggaagaggagcgaaaggagcaaaaaatgcGGGAAGAGCTCGAAGCCACGCTTCACATGAAAGACCAACAACTAATGGATGTCATGCACAAGATGGAACACTATCAGAGCCAATTGGAGCAAGTGAAAAAGGCGGTTCCCGATATGAAAGTCGAGAACGTTCACTTGTCAAAAGAACGAGATCGACTCCAAAGCGATCTTGAGAGAGAGCGAATCCTCATGAAAGATTTACATGACCAAATGGAGGAATTGCGGAGTCAGACCCAAACGGAACGCAAGGCCAGAGCTAAGGCGGCCTTCAAGGTCAGTGAGAACATTGCTCAAGAGCGTGAAGGACTCGTACAACAACtggatttgatgaagacgctAAATAACAAAATGCTGGATGATCAGGACCAATACGTTCTGGCCGAACGAACCATGAATAAAACACAGCCCAATGATAACTTAAAGGACGAGTTGGATTTCTTTCCAGACGCAAAAGACCACTACTATGGGTACCAGGATAACAAGGAAGCCCCCGATTTCCACTTCCCCAAAGTGTTGTCGACGTCAGGCTCTGTCAATGACATCGAGTATGATGAGGAATACTTTGAGAAATCCTCGGGCCATGGCACTCAATCTGATTACGAAAGTCCAACCCATAAAGGGCCCATACCCTTGAGAAGGCCCCGTTTCGGACGGTTTCATTCGGCTACTGACGCACCTGGCGATAACATCAGCTTAATGGATGAGTTGGCACAGATTACTGACGGCAATGTTCATCAGAGAAGTCCCGCCCTAACAACTTTCCGTGAGCATGGAGATCACAGTCCTCCGAGGCCCTGCCCGAGTCAGTCGTCGTTAAAGTCGGCGCAGCGATCTTTACGGACCCATTCTGTCCCTGATTGTCGTTATAAATCGAGTTTGGGGGCGTTCAATGCTAATCATCCGGGAGAGATGTCGTCCTACATGGAAAGTACGACATCGGGTCCGGGGCCAGAGTCCTATGGGGATAGTGAATTGACCTCACTGAATACCAGGTCCTCCGACTTTGTGggtcaccatcatcatcatcatcatcaccctcACCCTCACAGCGATCGTTACCGTCAGTATGTCGTACCATTAAGTCAAATGAGCAAATTGACCACTTCTGAAGGGTATGAAGTGATGAGGAATCCCGAGCGCGTCTACAAGGTCATCTTTATAGGAGATTCCAGCGTTGGCAAGTCTTCCCTAATCACCCGGTTCTGCAGTGGAAAGTTTCAGCCGGGTCTCAAGTCCACCATTGGAGTGGATTTCCATACACGTTCCATTTTGGTCGAGGACCAGTCCGTGTGCCTGCAGTGCTGGGACACAGCTGGACAAGAGAGATATCGGGCCATTACCAGGCAATATTTCCGAAAAACCGACGCAGTCATCGTAGTTTATGATATCACTTCGGAAAAGTCCTTTTTAAATGCCCGTGAGTGGCTGGACAGCGCCGTTGAAGGGGCCGATGAGGCCATTCTCTTGCTCGTTGGGAACAAGCTGGACTTGGCCCAGGATGACTTGCTGCG GCGAGTGCGGAAAACACAGGGCCTAAAACTGGCCGAGCAATACGCCTCCCAGTTTGGGGAAGTGAGTGCGGCTAATGGAAGCAATGTGGAGGACACACTCACTGACTTAGCTAAAGCCCTTTTGCAACGAGAAGACCAGAATATGCAAAACGCGCTCAACCTGATTCTCCACGAAGAgcccaaaaagaagagaggatgTTGCAAATAG
- the LOC131889797 gene encoding lethal(2) giant larvae protein-like isoform X2 yields the protein MPQPAHQSQSQSMSNLHNHRMLKFIWSKGHQPNAERLRIQKDLFGFHKEVQHGFPNKPAAMAWDGELKLLAIATKHGALRVVGQPGVEFIGEHEQDQPVSKMIFIPGQGRLVTLTEDNFLHLWEINGTEITEKSSTHLDGRLKRVSVMCHDSIHNMVLLGTEGGNIYQLKLEIFTISENIIYQDIVMKGAPEDFKVNPGAVEGLLIQPNESERILIGYARGLIVLWDRKSSVASQTYVTSQQLESLAWRNDGSQFISSHNDGSFVIWSTQGNGEPLEPPNTPYGPYPCKSISKILWAHQNGSTWVVFSGGMPRASYGDKFSVSVMMGEDKHQVFDLSSKVVEFELFYDEESTNRPAGIFVLTEEELVTIDLATDSWPVFHAPYLNSIHASAITALIQVSNVSECVFTKLKEMGEAERKDKVSDREWPVNGGVVPEKSNKDASCHDLLVTGHEDGSVKLWSCGDSALALLLSVKTNKFFVGDELDEPFEEDEDEEEWPPFRRIGLYDPYSDDPRLAIKKLAFCRQSGRLLVGGTAGQVLVCELQDQAVEAKMLPIKVDLVTEKEGFAWKGHAALTIRTNEIKMEPGYQPSCVIQVSPPASINSLVSSKEWELAAIGTAHGLVLLDCIHQVAILTKCTLNAQDIANADDNPMSRRKSLKKSLRESFRRLRKGRSQRNIDKKRPGVPTDPIKKELRSESPESRPVERQVEARSGSEDGLGSMVRCLHFANTFIANPQTLSATLWAGTNSGQILVFLITLPGSEKRSSVKSSAILGKEIQLKHKAPVIAIEVLDAGGVPVHESNPDGAPAPHKVLIASEEQFKTFLLPTLKPSGKYKLTAHEGARIRKIGFTTFKSRADSNYMENCLMCLTNQGDISIHSLPEMRRQIQTNCVKKEDVIAISSFVFAPTGEAFYSCSSSELQRVSVAAGRIVRPSGYLQLAEDARPVAKEEKSAPASTTVDKPEEAPTIPAAPSPGDPHNDTTMSEVSGDITLDSVKDHTMSSISEHTSTVVSSSSSLTISRTVQVSESKTITTASSSGTAISTESTTKPTSPVNGENPTPEA from the exons ATGCCTCAGCCAGCCCATCAAAGTCAGAGTCAGAGCATGAGTAACCTACACAATCACCGAATGCTCAAGTTCATTTGGAGCAAAGGCCATCAACCCAATGCCGAGCGACTCCGCATTCAAAAGGATCTCTTCGGCTTCCACAAG GAGGTTCAGCATGGATTTCCAAACAAGCCCGCGGCCATGGCATGGGATGGGGAACTCAAATTACTGGCCATTGCCACCAAACACGGAGCTCTCAGAGT CGTGGGACAACCGGGGGTTGAATTCATAGGCGAGCATGAGCAAGATCAACCTGTGTCCAAGATGATCTTCATCCCGGGTCAGGGTCGATTGGTGACTCTCACCGAGGACAACTTCTTGCATTTATGGGAAATCAATGGGACCGAAATCACCGAGAAGAGTTCCACGCATTTAGATGGCCGATTGAAACGAGTGTCCGTCATGTGTCATGACTCGATTCACAATATGGTACTCTTGGGCACAGAAGGGGGCAATATCTATCAGCTGAAACTGGAGATATTCACCATTTCTGAGAACATCATCTATCAAGATATTGTCATGAAAGGAGCACCCGAGGACTTTAAG GTTAACCCTGGAGCCGTGGAGGGTCTGCTAATCCAACCCAACGAGTCGGAACGAATTTTGATCGGTTATGCCAGAGGTTTAATCGTGCTTTGGGACCGAAAGTCCAGTGTCGCCTCACAGACTTACGTAACATCACAACAGTTGGAATCCTTGGCTTGGCGAAATGACGGAAGTCAATTCATCTCGTCTCACAATGACGGCTCTTTTGTCATCTGGTCTACTCAAGGAAATGGAGAGCCTCTTGAGCCGCCAAACACACCGTACGGCCCTTATCCATGCAAAAGTATCTCCAAAATTCTGTGGGCACATCAGAATGG GTCGACTTGGGTCGTGTTTTCGGGTGGCATGCCTCGGGCTAGTTATGGAGACAAGTTCTCGGTGTCGGTCATGATGGGCGAGGACAAACATCAAGTGTTCGACCTCAGTTCCAAAGTGGTCGAGTTCGAGTTATTCTACGACGAGGAATCCACCAATCGCCCTGCTGGAATATTTGTACTGACAGAGGAGGAACTCGTCACCATTGATCTAGCCACCGACTCGTGGCCAGTGTTCCATGCTCCGTACTTGAACTCTATTCACGCAAGTGCGATCACGGCTTTGATCCAAGTTTCAAATGTTTCCGAGTGCGTTTTCACGAAACTCAAGGAGATGGGCGAAGCCGAGAGGAAAGACAAGGTCTCTGACAGGGAGTGGCCTGTCAATGGGGGAGTGGTGCCGGAGAAGAGCAACAAAGACGCGAGTTGTCACGATCTTCTCGTAACTGGCCACGAAGACGGAAGTGTCAAGTTATGGTCGTGCGGTGATTCCGCTTTAGCCCTGCTCCTGTCCGTGAAAACCAATAAATTTTTTGTCGGCGATGAATTGGACGAGCCCTTtgaagaggatgaagatgaagaggagTGGCCTCCTTTCCGCCGCATTGGACTTTACGACCCTTACAGTGACGATCCTCGTTTGGCtattaaaaaactggccttcTGTCGGCAAAGTGGGCGGCTCTTGGTAGGTGGAACTGCTGGTCAAGTCCTCGTTTGTGAGCTACAGGATCAAGCAGTCGAGGCCAAAATGCTCCCAATTAAAGTGGATCTGGTGACCGAAAAAGAAGGCTTTGCATGGAAAGGACACGCAGCCTTGACCATTCGAACCAACGAAATAAAGATGGAACCGGGTTATCAGCCTTCATGTGTGATCCAAGTCTCACCCCCAGCCAGTATTAATTCATTGGTGTCCTCCAAGGAGTGGGAATTGGCCGCTATTGGAACCGCCCATGGACTGGTTCTTTTGGATTGCATCCACCAAGTTGCAATCCTTACTAAATGCACATTGAATGCTCAAG ACATTGCTAATGCAGATGACAACCCCATGTCGCGTCGAAAGTCATTGAAGAAATCCTTGAGAGAATCATTCCGCAGATTGAGGAAGGGACGGTCACAGAGGAATATTGACAAGAAACGACCCGGAGTTCCCACAGATCCCATCAAGAAAGAGCT TCGTTCCGAATCACCCGAGTCACGCCCTGTAGAGAGACAAGTAGAGGCTAGATCTGGATCCGAAGACGGGTTAGGCTCCATGGTCCGGTGTCTACATTTCGCCAACACCTTCATTGCCAACC CCCAAACTTTATCGGCCACCTTGTGGGCTGGAACGAACAGTGGTCAGATTTTGGTGTTCCTCATCACTCTTCCCGGAAGTGAGAAGCGTTCGTCGGTCAAATCGTCAGCTATTTTGGGCAAAGAGATCCAGCTCAAGCACAAGGCACCGGTCATCGCCATTGAAGTCCTGGATGCAGGAGGCGTGCCCGTTCACGAATCCAACCCCGATGGAGCGCCAGCTCCCCATAAAGTATTAATCGCATCAGAGGAGCAATTCAAGACCTTCCTTTTGCCCACCCTAAAACCCTCCGGCAAATATAAGCTCACCGCCCACGAAGGCGCTCGAATCCGAAAAATCGGTTTCACTACCTTCAAATCTCGTGCCGACAGCAATTACATGGAGAACTGCTTGATGTGTTTGACGAATCAAGGCGACATTTCCATCCATTCCTTACCCGAGATGCGCCGGCAAATCCAGACCAATTGCGTCAAAAAAGAGGACGTGATCGCGATCTCCTCGTTCGTGTTCGCACCCACTGGCGAGGCGTTCTATTCGTGCTCCTCGTCTGAGCTTCAACGTGTTTCCGTCGCTGCCGGTCGGATCGTCCGACCCAGCGGATATCTGCAACTGGCCGAGGATGCCAGACCGGTGGCCAAGGAGGAGAAATCGGCCCCGGCAAGCACTACCGTGGACAAACCGGAAGAAGCTCCAACTATTCCAGCCGCGCCTTCTCCGGGTGATCCTCACAATGACACGACCATGTCGGAAGTGAGTGGGGACATCACCTTGGATTCTGTCAAGGATCACACGAT GAGCTCGATATCCGAGCACACTAGCACGGTAGTGAGCTCAAGCTCCTCGCTAACAATCTCGCGCACAGTGCAAGTGAGTGAATCCAAAACCATCACCACCGCATCTTCATCCGGTACGGCTATCAGCACAGAGTCTACCACCAAACCCACCAGCCCGGTCAATGGCGAAAATCCCACTCCAGAAG CCTGA
- the LOC131889797 gene encoding lethal(2) giant larvae protein homolog 1-like isoform X1 produces the protein MPQPAHQSQSQSMSNLHNHRMLKFIWSKGHQPNAERLRIQKDLFGFHKEVQHGFPNKPAAMAWDGELKLLAIATKHGALRVVGQPGVEFIGEHEQDQPVSKMIFIPGQGRLVTLTEDNFLHLWEINGTEITEKSSTHLDGRLKRVSVMCHDSIHNMVLLGTEGGNIYQLKLEIFTISENIIYQDIVMKGAPEDFKVNPGAVEGLLIQPNESERILIGYARGLIVLWDRKSSVASQTYVTSQQLESLAWRNDGSQFISSHNDGSFVIWSTQGNGEPLEPPNTPYGPYPCKSISKILWAHQNGSTWVVFSGGMPRASYGDKFSVSVMMGEDKHQVFDLSSKVVEFELFYDEESTNRPAGIFVLTEEELVTIDLATDSWPVFHAPYLNSIHASAITALIQVSNVSECVFTKLKEMGEAERKDKVSDREWPVNGGVVPEKSNKDASCHDLLVTGHEDGSVKLWSCGDSALALLLSVKTNKFFVGDELDEPFEEDEDEEEWPPFRRIGLYDPYSDDPRLAIKKLAFCRQSGRLLVGGTAGQVLVCELQDQAVEAKMLPIKVDLVTEKEGFAWKGHAALTIRTNEIKMEPGYQPSCVIQVSPPASINSLVSSKEWELAAIGTAHGLVLLDCIHQVAILTKCTLNAQDIANADDNPMSRRKSLKKSLRESFRRLRKGRSQRNIDKKRPGVPTDPIKKELRSESPESRPVERQVEARSGSEDGLGSMVRCLHFANTFIANPQTLSATLWAGTNSGQILVFLITLPGSEKRSSVKSSAILGKEIQLKHKAPVIAIEVLDAGGVPVHESNPDGAPAPHKVLIASEEQFKTFLLPTLKPSGKYKLTAHEGARIRKIGFTTFKSRADSNYMENCLMCLTNQGDISIHSLPEMRRQIQTNCVKKEDVIAISSFVFAPTGEAFYSCSSSELQRVSVAAGRIVRPSGYLQLAEDARPVAKEEKSAPASTTVDKPEEAPTIPAAPSPGDPHNDTTMSEVSGDITLDSVKDHTMSSISEHTSTVVSSSSSLTISRTVQVSESKTITTASSSGTAISTESTTKPTSPVNGENPTPEVHELADDLTHMTHISLDDPVEPDPEDIDPLAPLASMESTGSEFPSMISTTSEVQSV, from the exons ATGCCTCAGCCAGCCCATCAAAGTCAGAGTCAGAGCATGAGTAACCTACACAATCACCGAATGCTCAAGTTCATTTGGAGCAAAGGCCATCAACCCAATGCCGAGCGACTCCGCATTCAAAAGGATCTCTTCGGCTTCCACAAG GAGGTTCAGCATGGATTTCCAAACAAGCCCGCGGCCATGGCATGGGATGGGGAACTCAAATTACTGGCCATTGCCACCAAACACGGAGCTCTCAGAGT CGTGGGACAACCGGGGGTTGAATTCATAGGCGAGCATGAGCAAGATCAACCTGTGTCCAAGATGATCTTCATCCCGGGTCAGGGTCGATTGGTGACTCTCACCGAGGACAACTTCTTGCATTTATGGGAAATCAATGGGACCGAAATCACCGAGAAGAGTTCCACGCATTTAGATGGCCGATTGAAACGAGTGTCCGTCATGTGTCATGACTCGATTCACAATATGGTACTCTTGGGCACAGAAGGGGGCAATATCTATCAGCTGAAACTGGAGATATTCACCATTTCTGAGAACATCATCTATCAAGATATTGTCATGAAAGGAGCACCCGAGGACTTTAAG GTTAACCCTGGAGCCGTGGAGGGTCTGCTAATCCAACCCAACGAGTCGGAACGAATTTTGATCGGTTATGCCAGAGGTTTAATCGTGCTTTGGGACCGAAAGTCCAGTGTCGCCTCACAGACTTACGTAACATCACAACAGTTGGAATCCTTGGCTTGGCGAAATGACGGAAGTCAATTCATCTCGTCTCACAATGACGGCTCTTTTGTCATCTGGTCTACTCAAGGAAATGGAGAGCCTCTTGAGCCGCCAAACACACCGTACGGCCCTTATCCATGCAAAAGTATCTCCAAAATTCTGTGGGCACATCAGAATGG GTCGACTTGGGTCGTGTTTTCGGGTGGCATGCCTCGGGCTAGTTATGGAGACAAGTTCTCGGTGTCGGTCATGATGGGCGAGGACAAACATCAAGTGTTCGACCTCAGTTCCAAAGTGGTCGAGTTCGAGTTATTCTACGACGAGGAATCCACCAATCGCCCTGCTGGAATATTTGTACTGACAGAGGAGGAACTCGTCACCATTGATCTAGCCACCGACTCGTGGCCAGTGTTCCATGCTCCGTACTTGAACTCTATTCACGCAAGTGCGATCACGGCTTTGATCCAAGTTTCAAATGTTTCCGAGTGCGTTTTCACGAAACTCAAGGAGATGGGCGAAGCCGAGAGGAAAGACAAGGTCTCTGACAGGGAGTGGCCTGTCAATGGGGGAGTGGTGCCGGAGAAGAGCAACAAAGACGCGAGTTGTCACGATCTTCTCGTAACTGGCCACGAAGACGGAAGTGTCAAGTTATGGTCGTGCGGTGATTCCGCTTTAGCCCTGCTCCTGTCCGTGAAAACCAATAAATTTTTTGTCGGCGATGAATTGGACGAGCCCTTtgaagaggatgaagatgaagaggagTGGCCTCCTTTCCGCCGCATTGGACTTTACGACCCTTACAGTGACGATCCTCGTTTGGCtattaaaaaactggccttcTGTCGGCAAAGTGGGCGGCTCTTGGTAGGTGGAACTGCTGGTCAAGTCCTCGTTTGTGAGCTACAGGATCAAGCAGTCGAGGCCAAAATGCTCCCAATTAAAGTGGATCTGGTGACCGAAAAAGAAGGCTTTGCATGGAAAGGACACGCAGCCTTGACCATTCGAACCAACGAAATAAAGATGGAACCGGGTTATCAGCCTTCATGTGTGATCCAAGTCTCACCCCCAGCCAGTATTAATTCATTGGTGTCCTCCAAGGAGTGGGAATTGGCCGCTATTGGAACCGCCCATGGACTGGTTCTTTTGGATTGCATCCACCAAGTTGCAATCCTTACTAAATGCACATTGAATGCTCAAG ACATTGCTAATGCAGATGACAACCCCATGTCGCGTCGAAAGTCATTGAAGAAATCCTTGAGAGAATCATTCCGCAGATTGAGGAAGGGACGGTCACAGAGGAATATTGACAAGAAACGACCCGGAGTTCCCACAGATCCCATCAAGAAAGAGCT TCGTTCCGAATCACCCGAGTCACGCCCTGTAGAGAGACAAGTAGAGGCTAGATCTGGATCCGAAGACGGGTTAGGCTCCATGGTCCGGTGTCTACATTTCGCCAACACCTTCATTGCCAACC CCCAAACTTTATCGGCCACCTTGTGGGCTGGAACGAACAGTGGTCAGATTTTGGTGTTCCTCATCACTCTTCCCGGAAGTGAGAAGCGTTCGTCGGTCAAATCGTCAGCTATTTTGGGCAAAGAGATCCAGCTCAAGCACAAGGCACCGGTCATCGCCATTGAAGTCCTGGATGCAGGAGGCGTGCCCGTTCACGAATCCAACCCCGATGGAGCGCCAGCTCCCCATAAAGTATTAATCGCATCAGAGGAGCAATTCAAGACCTTCCTTTTGCCCACCCTAAAACCCTCCGGCAAATATAAGCTCACCGCCCACGAAGGCGCTCGAATCCGAAAAATCGGTTTCACTACCTTCAAATCTCGTGCCGACAGCAATTACATGGAGAACTGCTTGATGTGTTTGACGAATCAAGGCGACATTTCCATCCATTCCTTACCCGAGATGCGCCGGCAAATCCAGACCAATTGCGTCAAAAAAGAGGACGTGATCGCGATCTCCTCGTTCGTGTTCGCACCCACTGGCGAGGCGTTCTATTCGTGCTCCTCGTCTGAGCTTCAACGTGTTTCCGTCGCTGCCGGTCGGATCGTCCGACCCAGCGGATATCTGCAACTGGCCGAGGATGCCAGACCGGTGGCCAAGGAGGAGAAATCGGCCCCGGCAAGCACTACCGTGGACAAACCGGAAGAAGCTCCAACTATTCCAGCCGCGCCTTCTCCGGGTGATCCTCACAATGACACGACCATGTCGGAAGTGAGTGGGGACATCACCTTGGATTCTGTCAAGGATCACACGAT GAGCTCGATATCCGAGCACACTAGCACGGTAGTGAGCTCAAGCTCCTCGCTAACAATCTCGCGCACAGTGCAAGTGAGTGAATCCAAAACCATCACCACCGCATCTTCATCCGGTACGGCTATCAGCACAGAGTCTACCACCAAACCCACCAGCCCGGTCAATGGCGAAAATCCCACTCCAGAAG TGCATGAACTAGCCGATGACCTGACTCACATGACTCACATTTCCTTGGATGATCCTGTGGAG CCTGATCCGGAGGATATTGATCCCTTGGCTCCCTTGGCGAGTATGGAATCGACGGGAAGTGAATTTCCGAGCATGATCTCCACCACCAGTGAAGTTCAAAGCGTTTGA
- the LOC131889862 gene encoding uncharacterized protein LOC131889862 has product MSSLTAPRRPSRHLDPELGELGLATTGSPGQRKRKPVPTPRSTLRKPKLATRDKDGGPHVALSFDSSSSPDDSGVGGVEDEDKVSRPHGSGGSGEDPEDILAALEKIPGVGSLRSVQSSVGSSLPSLSLDRVKREESSHSLGSTQSSGHFSMKSSEAADFLRRDRSLKLIGSKKIVDEGAAPGNALKTQTSSEQAPVKPNRKSISKPTSPVNGVPTKPQTFQFNDSQKPSEPMESDKVDPNESIKIQTNEIPLQMLASNATGDPEQEDPNHDETQVNIADGSSSTVIQGRPLPDLPELRFKMDEIRVITPTSVGSGSDKEHENVYASLISPTRTSQNHYYSQLSSSTTPCGRQLPRVGTPESCALLDPRPARPRSTSNNYLTLTGTLKRGSRSSSSKRNEKIEECLYDVQLNLTSEHISNLEKKVHAKYHDRCFCGLQRGIHIFLFSLVCLPLFWVVATWQAFYLGTLTWYNIFIYYNEDRTCCHKLLSPFVLLAYPLWIIPITVLVGLFGGLYQISWYFDSWCTAIAALDGGFFGWFCNWLDVPDCCPYQVILLSANDYERPPTGATLL; this is encoded by the exons ATGAGTTCGCTGACCGCGCCCAGACGTCCCAGCCGGCATTTGGATCCGGAATTGGGCGAACTAGGGCTGGCCACAACGGGATCGCCGGGTCAACGCAAACGCAAACCGGTTCCGACCCCCAGAAGCACCTTAAGGAAACCGAAATTGGCGACCCGAGACAAAGACGGCGGTCCTCAT GTAGCCTTGTCGTTTGATTCGTCCTCCTCCCCGGATGACAGTGGTGTGGGTGGAGTGGAAGATGAAGACAAAGTGAGTCGTCCCCATGGGTCAGGTGGAAGTGGTGAGGATCCGGAGGACATTTTGGCCGCCTTGGAAAAGATCCCAGGGGTGGGGAGTCTGAGGTCCGTCCAGTCGAGTGTGGGTAGTAGTTTGCCTTCATTGTCTTTGGACAGGGTGAAACGCGAGGAATCCAGTCATAGCTTGGGTTCCACCCAAAGCTCCGGCCAT TTCTCCATGAAAAGCTCTGAGGCGGCAGATTTTTTGAGGCGCGACCGCTCGCTCAAACTGATTGGATCCAAGAAGATCGTAGACGAGGGAGCAGCACCTGGAAACGCATTAAAAACACAAACTTCAAGCGAACAGGCACCCGTAAAGCCCAATCGGAAGTCTATTTCCAAACCGACATCTCCAGTAAATGGTGTCCCAACCAAGCCTCAAACGTTCCAATTCAATGATAGTCAAAAGCCGAGTGAACCGATGGAGTCGGACAAAGTGGACCCCAACGAATCGATAAAGATCCAGACAAATGAGATCCCGCTCCAGATGTTGGCGAGCAATGCAACTGGTGATCCAGAACAAGAAGATCCCAATCACGACGAGACTCAAGTGAACATCGCCGACGGATCTTCTTCCACTGTGATTCAGGGTCGGCCTCTCCCTGATCTTCCGGAACTCAG GTTCAAGATGGATGAGATCCGAGTGATTACGCCCACGTCAGTAGGGAGTGGCTCCGACAAGGAGCATGAAAATGTGTACGCCTCTTTGATCAGTCCCACGCGCACAAGCCAGAACCACTATTACTCTCAGCTGTCCTCATCGACCACGCCTTGTGGGCGTCAATTACCTCGCGTGGGAACGCCTGAATCATGCGCCCTTTTGGACCCGCGACCCGCTCGACCAAGGTCGACTTCCAACAACTACCTCACACTCACTGGTACTCTCAAGCGAGGTTCCAGATCCTCCTCGTCCAAGCGAAACGAAAAGATCGAGGAATGTCTCTACGACGTCCAGCTCAACTTGACTTCCGAACACATTTCCAATCTCGAGAAGAAAGTCCACGCCAAGTATCATGATCGATGTTTCTGTGGCCTTCAACGGGGCATTCACATATTCCTATTCTCTCTGGTGTGCTTGCCGCTCTTTTGGGTGGTGGCCACTTGGCAAGCCTTCTACTTAGGTACACTTACCTGGTACAACATATTTATCTACTATAACGAGGATCGAACCTGTTGCCACAAGCTGCTCTCGCCGTTCGTGCTTCTGGCCTATCCACTTTGGATCATTCCAATCACGGTCCTCGTAGGCCTTTTCGGCGGCCTTTACCAGATCTCTTGGTACTTTGACTCTTGGTGCACAGCCATTGCTGCCTTGGATGGAGGGTTCTTCGGATGGTTTTGCAACTGGTTGGATGTACCGGATTGTTGTCCTTACCAAGTCATATTATTGTCAGCAAACGATTATGAAAGGCCTCCCACGGGAGCCACACTCTTATGA